In the Bacillota bacterium genome, GCCTACAGTATCTACGTTGCCTGATATTTACAATTATTATTGGCATCCTCACAATCTTTATTTAATGGTGCTGTCTGAAGCGGGGTTAATGGGAGCTGTGGCATTTGCACTTACTTTTTGGCAGGGCTTTTGTAAAAATAGATTCGCGTCTAACTCGGAGACCTATATGAGCATTCTGTTCATTCGAATTGCAGTGGTAATATTTCTAAGTATGGAATTGTTCGATTATACTCTATGGGATTATCGAATAGTCTTCGTTGTTGGAATCATATTGGGCTTACTTGCGTCTTGGTCGAAGAATATAGGATCAGCCTTTTTATACCGCATACCAGGCTAATGATTAGGGCAACTGGCATTGTATCTAATGAGCAGTTCTCCTGTAAAGTGGACACAGCAATTACTGAAAGGGAGTCGTTATTTTTTGGAAAAGTACCCATTTAATTCTCACTCTTCTATACTGAACGGTTAGCTCTTTGCCATTTTAGGGCTTTGCGGTTTCTGATTGGTGTTTAAAAATAGTAATTTCGCAACCTCTTAGACTCTCCTTAGACACCTTGAAATGCCACCTGCAGGGATACGATGCCGTCTATTGATCCTTTTATTGATATACAGGGCTATTTGAATAGCCCCTTATACCATGACATGCATGTTTATCAACTAACCGTGCTTACCCTGGATAGACAATGATAGTCTCATTACTGAGTTTTAGGATCGCTGGATTAGGTATCAATAGATTTGGAAAAACCGACTTAGGGCGGTTGGCGTTAAGGTTAGCCAGAAGCTGCGGGAGCCGGTAGAGGTGGTGATTATGAGATGAAAATTGCTTACATAACGGCACATGCTCCGTTCGGGCGGGGGGAGACCTTTGTCCTGGAAGAGATGATCGCGGTGGACGAACAAGGCGTTGAACTCGTCATCGTGCCCCGGAATCCTCCGAAAGAAGTTTTCCACGATCTGGCCCGGCAGCTTCTGGACCGCGCTATATGGCTACCTTTGTTCGACTGGCGAATTTTCCTCGCCTTTTTGAAAACGGTGGCTTTGAAACCCCGCTTATGGTGGATTATAGGTAGAATTTTACGTCATTCACGAACGCTGAAGATCTTGGTTAAGAATCTTGCTGTTGCTCCGAAAGCGGTGTTTATCGCCGGTTTGCTGCATCAAACCAGAGTTGAACATATTCATGCCCATTGGGGTTCCACCACGGCCACCATGGCGTGGATAGTCTCAGAACTCACGGGTATTCCATGGAGTGTTACCCTCCACCGGTGGGATATTGCGGAGAAAAACCTGCTCAAACTTAAAGTAGAACGGGCGGCTTTTGTGCGGTGTATTTCTGGGGACGGGCGGCGCGAGGTACTGCGTATTGTGGGCGAAACATATCAAGACAAAGTGAAAGTGCTGCATATGGGAGTCCGGTTACCCGAGACGTTGCTTCCGCAATTCCGCTCATCGCGACCCAATTTTGTGATTGCTTGTCCAGCCAATCTTGTGCCCGTGAAGGGACATAGGTTTCTAATAGAATGCTGTGCAGTGCTGTTAAAGAAAGGAATTAAAAGCTTTCGGTGTTTGCTTATTGGAGATGGTCCTCTTGAAGCGGAAATTCGCCAACAAGTCGCGAAGTTTGGATTGGGAGAGGTTGTCAAACTTGTTGGTCGTTTGCCTCACGGAGATCTAATGCAGATGTACAAAAAAGGGGAGGTTGATGCAGTGGTTCTTCCCAGCATAGTTACTAGCGATGGCGAAAGGGAAGGTATTCCAATAGCTTTAATGGAGGCTATGGCATATAGAATCCCTGTGGTTGCAACCAGCACTGGCGGTATACCGGAGCTTCTTTCAGGTGGTAATGGTATAATTGTAAGTGATAAAAATGTTCAGCAATTAGCTGATGCCATAGAGAGGCTTGTCAAGGACGAGAATCTAGCCAAAGACATCGGGGAAAGAGGTCGCCGCAAGGTTAATGAAGAATTCAATATCTGTAAAAATGTTAATGTGCTTTTGAAAATGATCAAAGGAGCATAGCATGAGGCGTTCAAGATTTGCCTTGGTCAGTGTGCAATGCTGAAAAGTTTTCCACTTTATCGAACTCATGACCAGCGAAACTTTGTTGGGTGGTATTAAACGTAGGATAAAGCAGAAAACAGCTTTTATGAGGAGCATTCATTTGGAGGATGTTTAGGAGAAACTATGAAAATTGTAACTATTGTTGGTGCCCGACCCCAGTTTATCAAGGCGGCAGTGGTTTCACGAGCCATAGAAGAATACAACCGGGATCGACGAGGCGGCTGTATGATTGAAGAAGTAATTGTCCATACCGGCCAGCACTTTGATGAAAATATGTCAGATATATTTTTTCAAGAGATGTCTATTCCCCGGCCCCGGTATCATCTTGGGATTGGGGGAACTTCACATGGAGCGATGACGGGCAGGATGCTGGAGCGGCTTGAGGAAGTAATTTTGCGGGAAAAGCCGGATGCGGTCATGGTTTATGGAGATACCAATTCTACTCTGGCCGGGGCCCTAGCCGCGGTCAAGCTGCATGTCCCGGTGGCCCATGTGGAGGCGGGATTGCGGTCTTATAACATGCGGATGCCAGAAGAGGTTAATCGTATTTTGACTGACCGAATTTCTCGCTGGCTTTTTTGCCCAACTGCCGCATCGGTGGAGAACCTCAAAAATGAAGGCTTTTGTATCCAGGATGGCAAGCGCCTGTTTGAACATCAACCGGTGGTGGCCCTGGTCGGTGATGTAATGTACGATGCAGCCCTGTTTTATAAAAAGATTGCCCGCCCTAGTCAGGAAATAGCTGAGTTAATCAAGAAATTCCCTGATGGATTCTACCTGGCGACTATCCACCGGGCAGAAAACACTGATGAATCAGTCCGTTTGCAGAGCATTCTAAAAGCGCTGGAAGCCATTGCTAGAGAAATTCCGGTGGTTTTACCATTACATCCACGGACCCGGCAATGCCTGATGGTTAATCATAATCAATTGGAATATGTTCATCAAATCGCGCCAGTCGGGTACTTTGATATGATTACCTTATTATCTCACTGCCGTGGGGTATTTACAGACAGTGGTGGGATACAAAAGGAAGCCTATTTCTTCGGCAAACCATGTGTGACCCTGCGGGAAGAAACGGAATGGGTTGAGTTAGTAGAGCATGGCTTCAACATTCTGGCTGGTGCTGATTATGAGCGTATTCTGGCTGCCGAGTCCAGGATGAGAGATAAAAGAATTGATACTTTGATTGACTTATATGGTAGTGGAAATGCTGGGCGGAAAATAGTGCAGGTTTTGCTTGAGGGTGTCTATGAACATACTGCTTATTAACCATTATGCAGGCTCAAATATTCACGGAATGGAATATCGGCCTTTTTATTTAGCCCGAGAGTGGGTTAGGCTTGGTCATCAGGTCACGATTGTGGCTGCTTCTTTTTCCCATTTGCGAAGCAAAGCGCCAGTAGTAGCCGGCAGCTTAGCTGAGGAGTATATCGAAGGTGTCCATTATATTTGGCTGAAGACTCCACCATATCAGGGTAATGGGTTAAAGCGGGTATTGAACATGCTTGCTTTTATTGCCCAGTTATTCCGTTTCAAAAGTTATTTAATTGATGTGTGTAAGCCAGATGTAGTTATTGCCTCTTCAACCTATCCGCTTGATATATATCCGGCTTATAGAATAGCTAAAAAAACAGGAGCAAAACTGATTTTCGAAGTACATGACCTGTGGCCGTTATCACCGGTTGAATTAGGCGGGATGTCGCCTTATCATCCATATATTGTATTTTTGCAAATAGCGGAAAATTTTGCTTATCGGGTGGCAGACTGGGTTGTCTCTTTATTGCCGAAAGCAAATATGCATATGGAAGCGCACGGCATGGCACCTGAGAAATTTGTTTACATCCCTAACGGGATTGATGTTGCGGAGTGGCAAAACAATCGACTCCCGGTTCCAGACAAGCATAAAGAGGTATTAACCAAATTAAGACAAACAGGGCGTTTTATTGTTGGATATACCGGTTCACATGGTTTGGCGAATGCTTTATATGCTTTTATAGAAGCTGCTTCATTACTAAAAAATTATCCAGTTACCTTTGTCCTTATAGGACAAGGTCCTGAAAAAAGTGCTTTAGAATATAAGGCTAGAGACTTTGGTTTAGAAAACACAATATTTTTGCCACCTGTATCTAAAGGAACTATTCCTGCATTGTTAGATCTAATGCATGTATTATATATTGGATTAAAAAGTGAGCCTTTATTTCGCTTTGGGGTAAGCCCTAATAAATTAATGGATTATATGATGGCGGCTAAACCAATTATTCATGCGATTGAGGCAGGCAATGACCTGGTAGCTGAAAGTGGTTGTGGCATCTCTGTTCCCCCGGAAGATCCGGCGGCAATCGCGGAGGCAGTATTGAGATTAATGCAGATGAGTGATGCTGAGCGGGAGATAATGGGACAGAAAGGTAAGGATTATGTTTTGGCGAAGCATGATTATCGGGTTTTAGCAGAAGAATTCTTACAAATTATGTTATTTGTTTGGTAGGTGTTTTACATGACCAGCTACATCGAATATCTTAGAAAAGTGGGAATCAAGTTATATGAAGGAGGGGGACGTATTGGCGTTTATATCAGGGAGCGCTTGTACCAGCCAGCCCTTTTCCTTGTTTTCCTGAGATCTCGAAAATTGAAGCTGAACGATTGTTAAGAGAATCAAAAGCTTTATTTTTGCGCTATACCCCCATGCCTTCTACTGAAAAGACAGAGTGGTGGTATGTAATTTGTGACAGTTACGATCCCTCAAAATTATCATCAAAAATGCGAAATCAAATTAAGCGTGGACAGCGTAATTGCAACGTTGAAATTATAAAGGCAGACTGGCTGGCCGTAAAATGGTTATGATTGTTATTTATCGGCATACAGCCGCTATCAAAATGCCACTCCGGTTGACAGACGAACTTATGAAAAAAGTATTAGAGAGGCTTCAGATAGAGGATTATTTGAATACTGGGGTGTATTTTATAAAGGTAATTTAGCGGGATATTGTCAGTGCATTGTAGAGGGCAAGCGGTATCAAATATGATCCCCAGTATTTAAAACATTATACCTCGTATGCCTTGATCAGTTCTTTGTTGGAGTATTATGTTCAAGAGCGGGGTTCTGTCGTGAGCAATGGTAGTCGTTCTATTGCTCACGACACAAATGTGCAAGAGTTTCTCGAAAAATTCGGATTTAAGAAATTGTATTGTTATTTAGAATTGATCTATAACCCATTACTCGGCAAGGCTGTTGAACTTTGTTATCCTTTACGCGGATTAATATATAAATTGCCTGATAATGGTTTTATACATAAAGTTCGGGCTATATTATTTCAAGAGGAATTGAGGAGAAAATGCGAGGTCTTTATGTGAACATGAGAGAAACTGATAATATACATTACCTGTCTTTTTTCGACAGATTCCTCAAACGAACTTTTGATATCTTCTTTTCTGCTATTGGCTTAATTTTAACGGGGTGGATTATTATTATCGCCTTTATTCTTGCTTCTATCGATACAGGCAGGAGTGGATTTTTTACCCAGGAGCGGGTAGGGCGAAACGGGAAAATATTTAAAGTAATCAAAATCAGAACGATGCGGGAAATACCTGCAATTAAAACTGTCGTGACGACACGTAAAGATCCGCGGATTACGCCATTAGGGAGATTTTTTCGACGGACGAAAATAGATGAATTGCCGCAGTTAATCAATGTCTTATTGGGCCAGATGAGTTTTGTGGGACCGCGGCCAGATGTGCCGGGCTTTGCCGACGCGTTAAAGGAAGAGGACCGCAAGATAATATTATCGGTGCGGCCGGGAATAACTGGCCCGGCCACGTTGAAGTATCGGGATGAGGAGGAAATCCTGGCCCAGGTCGAACAGCCGGAAAAATATAATCGCGAAGTTATCTTCCCTGATAAGGTGAGAATAAACAAGGCGTATATCCAGAACTATCGCTTTGTTGACGATCTTAAGTATATTTTCCTGACTGTTTTTGGCGTTGCAGAACCTGGTAGATTGGGCGACGTGGTTGAGCCAGCGAAGAATTTGAATCAAGGTGTGGGAGGAACCAAAAATGTCGGATTCTAACGAGCGGATTTATCTATCGCCCCCGCATATGAGCGGCTATGAACTGGAATACATTAAAGAAGCGTTTGCATCCAACTGGATCGCGCCGCTGGGGCCGCACGTGACGGCCTTTGAGCAGGAAGTGGCGGAATACGTGGGGGCAGCGGGAGCATTAGCGGTCAGTTCCGGGACAGCGGCCATCCACCTGGGGCTGCGGCTATTGGGGGTAGGTGCGGGGGACACAGTGTTTTGTTCCTCCTTTACTTTTATCGGCAGTGTGAATCCGGTGCTCTACCAGGGCGCAGAACCGGTTTTTATCGACTCCAACCGTGAGACCTGGAATATGTCGCCGCTGGCCTTGGAGAAAGCATTTTGGTGGGCTGATAAAACAGGTAAATTACCAAAGGCGGTTATTGTGGTTAATCTTTATGGTCAGAGCGCAGATATGGAGCCCATCTTGGAAATTTGCAATCGCTACGGAGTGCCGGTGCTGGAGGATGCGGCCGAGTCACTGGGGGCGACTTATAAAGGCCGGGCCAGCGGTACCTGGGGTAAGTTTGGGGTCTATTCTTTTAATGGAAATAAGATTATCACTACTTCCGGTGGTGGCATGCTGGTGTCTGATGATGTCGAAGCCCTGGAAAAGGCGCTGTACTGGGCAACCCAGGCGCGGGAGCCGGCCCCGTGGTACCAGCATACGGAAATGGGCTATAATTACCGGATGAGCAATGTTGTGGCGGCGATCGGGAGAGGACAACTGCGGATCCTGGATCAGCGGATTGAGGCTCGCCGGGCGGTTTTTAACCGTTATTATGAGGCCTTATCTGACATTGATGGCATTGGGTTTATGCCGGAAGCTGGATACGGTCGCGCCAATCGCTGGTTGACAGTGGTAACGTTTGATCCGGCGCGATGCGGGGTGACGGCTATGGATGTCTATACGGCCCTGGCCCGGGAGAATATCGAGTCCCGGCCGGTCTGGAAGCCGATGCATTTGCAGCCGCTGTTTAAAAATCATGCCTACTTCCCGCATGGGGAGCAGGAAAGTGTGTGTGACAAGATTTTTGCGACGGGTCTTTGTTTACCATCGGGTTCAAATTTAACCGAAGATGACCAGTGGCGCGTAATTGCATGTATCAAGAAGTTGATGGGCAAAAGGTAGAAAAACTGATTAATCAATAAAATTTCGGGAGGGAGACCATTTGTATAACTTTATCCATCCGGCGGCTATTCTGGGTGAGAATTGTCAGATTGGGTATTATACCGTGATCAACGCCGGGGTTGTAATCGGGGACCGGGCGGTCATCGGCAATGGCGTGACCGTTTATCCTGGGACGGTTATTGGGCATGGCTGTATCATTTCGGATAATGCTGTTCTGGGCAAACCTTTGACGCTGGCGAAAATCAGTACGGTTAAGATAGTTGGTGAGCTGCCGCCGCTGCGGATTGGCGCTGAATGTAAGATCGGTGCCGGTGCTGTAATCTATGCTGGCACGGTGATCGGCAATCATTGTCTGGTGGGGGATCTGGCCTCGGTCCGAGAACAGTGCCGGCTGGGCGAATACGTGGTCGTGGGTCGGGGGGTGGCGGTGGAGAACCAGGTGACGATTGGCGATTATACGAAGATCCAGACGGGGGCCTACATCACGGCGCACACGACGATCGCGGACCATGTTTTCATCGGGCCAATGGCCAAAACGTACAATGATAATTATATGGGCCGCACGGAGAAGCGGTTTCAGTACCTGAAAGGACCGACGATCCACCGGGGGGCCCGGGTCGGCGGCGGAGCGCTCCTGCTGCCGGGCGTGGTAATAAACGAGGAGGCCTTTGTCGCGGCGGGGGCCCTGGTGACCAGAGATGTCCCAGCGCGACGGCTGGTGAAGGGTGTGCCGGCCCGGGTGGTACGGGAGGTCCCAGCCGAGGAATTACTGGATTATAAGTAAAGGAAAATAAATTAAGGAATAGCCAGGAGAAGAGTTTTTATGGGAGTATTTCGGGATGCTCAATGACCGAAAACAAATTCACCGATGGTTGGCGGTGCTCGTCTGCTTAGTCATTATCGCTATTTTCTCCAATACCCCGGGGACGCAGCAGGACCTGAAGCCGTTCCTCCGCCGGCACCCGACCCTGATCAAGGCGGTGCAGCGTTTGCCGCACCTGCATTTTACCTATGCCGGGCGGGTGCTGGATAACCGGGTTGATCTAGTTCTTTTTCTGTATATTGTACTGCGCAAAGTGGCCCATGTGCTGGTTTACGGGGGGCTGGGGCTGTCCTTGGCCGGGGCTTTGGCCGGGATGGGCCGGCGTCGCTGGGTGTGGGCGGGTCTGCTGGTGGCGGGGGTGGCTGTCCTGGATGAGTGGCACCAGATGAGCGTGGCGGGGCGTGACGGGCTGGTGCAGGACGTGGTTCTGGATGTGGCGGGCTACGGTGGACTGGTCATGCTGTATTTGACATACCGGGCAGTGGGGCAGGTTGTCCAGCGGAAGAAGAACAATGCAGCCGGCCCCGGGGATGCTTCACAGGAAACGGGTGCTGAAGGGCCGGCTGAAGCGGCTAAATCATAAGGCTTTTGGGTCGACTCACTCCGACCTGGTCACCGCCAGGCACTTCAGGGCGAACTCGTACTGCCGGCGCAGTTCGTCGGCCAGCTGTTCCAGCTGCTGCTCGTCCAGGTCTTTCAGGTTGGTTGTGCCGGCGACTTCAAGGATGATCTG is a window encoding:
- a CDS encoding glycosyltransferase, which gives rise to MKIAYITAHAPFGRGETFVLEEMIAVDEQGVELVIVPRNPPKEVFHDLARQLLDRAIWLPLFDWRIFLAFLKTVALKPRLWWIIGRILRHSRTLKILVKNLAVAPKAVFIAGLLHQTRVEHIHAHWGSTTATMAWIVSELTGIPWSVTLHRWDIAEKNLLKLKVERAAFVRCISGDGRREVLRIVGETYQDKVKVLHMGVRLPETLLPQFRSSRPNFVIACPANLVPVKGHRFLIECCAVLLKKGIKSFRCLLIGDGPLEAEIRQQVAKFGLGEVVKLVGRLPHGDLMQMYKKGEVDAVVLPSIVTSDGEREGIPIALMEAMAYRIPVVATSTGGIPELLSGGNGIIVSDKNVQQLADAIERLVKDENLAKDIGERGRRKVNEEFNICKNVNVLLKMIKGA
- the wecB gene encoding UDP-N-acetylglucosamine 2-epimerase (non-hydrolyzing), which encodes MKIVTIVGARPQFIKAAVVSRAIEEYNRDRRGGCMIEEVIVHTGQHFDENMSDIFFQEMSIPRPRYHLGIGGTSHGAMTGRMLERLEEVILREKPDAVMVYGDTNSTLAGALAAVKLHVPVAHVEAGLRSYNMRMPEEVNRILTDRISRWLFCPTAASVENLKNEGFCIQDGKRLFEHQPVVALVGDVMYDAALFYKKIARPSQEIAELIKKFPDGFYLATIHRAENTDESVRLQSILKALEAIAREIPVVLPLHPRTRQCLMVNHNQLEYVHQIAPVGYFDMITLLSHCRGVFTDSGGIQKEAYFFGKPCVTLREETEWVELVEHGFNILAGADYERILAAESRMRDKRIDTLIDLYGSGNAGRKIVQVLLEGVYEHTAY
- a CDS encoding glycosyltransferase family 4 protein; the encoded protein is MNILLINHYAGSNIHGMEYRPFYLAREWVRLGHQVTIVAASFSHLRSKAPVVAGSLAEEYIEGVHYIWLKTPPYQGNGLKRVLNMLAFIAQLFRFKSYLIDVCKPDVVIASSTYPLDIYPAYRIAKKTGAKLIFEVHDLWPLSPVELGGMSPYHPYIVFLQIAENFAYRVADWVVSLLPKANMHMEAHGMAPEKFVYIPNGIDVAEWQNNRLPVPDKHKEVLTKLRQTGRFIVGYTGSHGLANALYAFIEAASLLKNYPVTFVLIGQGPEKSALEYKARDFGLENTIFLPPVSKGTIPALLDLMHVLYIGLKSEPLFRFGVSPNKLMDYMMAAKPIIHAIEAGNDLVAESGCGISVPPEDPAAIAEAVLRLMQMSDAEREIMGQKGKDYVLAKHDYRVLAEEFLQIMLFVW
- a CDS encoding sugar transferase; amino-acid sequence: MRETDNIHYLSFFDRFLKRTFDIFFSAIGLILTGWIIIIAFILASIDTGRSGFFTQERVGRNGKIFKVIKIRTMREIPAIKTVVTTRKDPRITPLGRFFRRTKIDELPQLINVLLGQMSFVGPRPDVPGFADALKEEDRKIILSVRPGITGPATLKYRDEEEILAQVEQPEKYNREVIFPDKVRINKAYIQNYRFVDDLKYIFLTVFGVAEPGRLGDVVEPAKNLNQGVGGTKNVGF
- a CDS encoding DegT/DnrJ/EryC1/StrS family aminotransferase, producing the protein MSDSNERIYLSPPHMSGYELEYIKEAFASNWIAPLGPHVTAFEQEVAEYVGAAGALAVSSGTAAIHLGLRLLGVGAGDTVFCSSFTFIGSVNPVLYQGAEPVFIDSNRETWNMSPLALEKAFWWADKTGKLPKAVIVVNLYGQSADMEPILEICNRYGVPVLEDAAESLGATYKGRASGTWGKFGVYSFNGNKIITTSGGGMLVSDDVEALEKALYWATQAREPAPWYQHTEMGYNYRMSNVVAAIGRGQLRILDQRIEARRAVFNRYYEALSDIDGIGFMPEAGYGRANRWLTVVTFDPARCGVTAMDVYTALARENIESRPVWKPMHLQPLFKNHAYFPHGEQESVCDKIFATGLCLPSGSNLTEDDQWRVIACIKKLMGKR
- a CDS encoding N-acetyltransferase, which produces MYNFIHPAAILGENCQIGYYTVINAGVVIGDRAVIGNGVTVYPGTVIGHGCIISDNAVLGKPLTLAKISTVKIVGELPPLRIGAECKIGAGAVIYAGTVIGNHCLVGDLASVREQCRLGEYVVVGRGVAVENQVTIGDYTKIQTGAYITAHTTIADHVFIGPMAKTYNDNYMGRTEKRFQYLKGPTIHRGARVGGGALLLPGVVINEEAFVAAGALVTRDVPARRLVKGVPARVVREVPAEELLDYK
- a CDS encoding VanZ family protein, whose product is MLNDRKQIHRWLAVLVCLVIIAIFSNTPGTQQDLKPFLRRHPTLIKAVQRLPHLHFTYAGRVLDNRVDLVLFLYIVLRKVAHVLVYGGLGLSLAGALAGMGRRRWVWAGLLVAGVAVLDEWHQMSVAGRDGLVQDVVLDVAGYGGLVMLYLTYRAVGQVVQRKKNNAAGPGDASQETGAEGPAEAAKS